In Acidobacteriota bacterium, one genomic interval encodes:
- a CDS encoding cold-shock protein, producing the protein MRTTGTVKWFNESKGFGFITPEGGQKDCFVHHSAIAGTGFKTLVEGERVEFDIVQGAKGPAAENVVRQGH; encoded by the coding sequence ATGCGTACGACTGGTACCGTGAAGTGGTTCAACGAGAGCAAGGGCTTCGGCTTCATCACCCCGGAGGGCGGCCAGAAGGATTGCTTCGTGCACCACTCCGCCATCGCCGGCACCGGGTTCAAGACCCTTGTCGAAGGTGAGCGCGTGGAGTTCGACATCGTTCAGGGCGCCAAGGGACCGGCAGCCGAGAACGTCGTTCGCCAGGGCCACTGA
- a CDS encoding zinc metallopeptidase → MRWNPGGQRSQDIEDRRATRAGGRGMSMGLGGIAVLFILSLLFGRDLVSPVLQQQASMPQQQTSDGRLETTPQEEAKVDEIGKMLDDLQATWTRLLGSRYQRSTLVLFRGATPSACGMGESAMGPFYCPGDQKVYLDLEFFDQLDRRFGAPGDFAQAYVIAHEVGHHVQNLLGIERQVREAQQRSPQQANQLSVLMELQADCFAGVWGHSTAQRGIMEPGDAEEGLRAAAAIGDDTLQRQSAGRVRPESFTHGSAAQRVEWLRRGLQTGDVKACDTFSGT, encoded by the coding sequence TTGCGCTGGAACCCCGGGGGGCAGAGGAGTCAGGACATCGAGGATCGCCGCGCCACGCGTGCCGGCGGACGGGGCATGTCCATGGGACTCGGCGGCATCGCCGTGTTGTTCATCCTGAGCCTGCTGTTCGGACGCGATCTCGTGTCGCCCGTGCTCCAGCAGCAGGCGTCCATGCCGCAGCAGCAGACGAGTGACGGCAGGCTGGAGACGACGCCGCAGGAAGAAGCCAAGGTTGACGAGATCGGCAAGATGCTCGACGACCTGCAGGCCACGTGGACACGGCTGCTCGGTAGCCGCTATCAGCGATCGACGCTCGTCCTGTTCCGTGGCGCGACGCCGTCGGCGTGCGGCATGGGCGAGAGCGCGATGGGGCCGTTCTACTGCCCTGGTGATCAGAAGGTCTATCTCGATCTCGAGTTCTTCGACCAGCTCGACCGACGCTTCGGCGCGCCGGGCGACTTCGCGCAGGCCTACGTGATCGCGCACGAAGTCGGGCACCACGTGCAGAACCTGCTCGGCATCGAGCGTCAGGTGCGTGAAGCCCAGCAGCGTTCACCGCAGCAGGCCAACCAGTTGTCGGTGCTGATGGAACTGCAGGCAGACTGCTTCGCCGGCGTGTGGGGACACTCGACGGCGCAGCGCGGCATCATGGAACCCGGCGACGCCGAGGAAGGGCTGCGTGCGGCGGCCGCGATTGGCGACGACACGCTGCAGCGGCAGTCGGCGGGCCGCGTCCGTCCCGAGAGCTTCACACACGGATCGGCCGCCCAGCGCGTCGAGTGGCTGCGCCGCGGCCTTCAGACGGGCGACGTGAAGGCCTGCGACACGTTCAGCGGGACGTAG
- a CDS encoding DUF3500 domain-containing protein, whose amino-acid sequence MRALATSVLILGVAVAAVASRSFLGNQPATQAAASDSTAPAQAFAASLSGPAKEKALLPFDHEARTQLNYVPMVRAGVPLDDLTAQQKTQAMALLQSGLGASGYSTAQKIIAHEDILREIEKGAGVSNYMRRQPGLYYTALFGSPLANDVWGWRFEGHHISVNVTHAGSQGDIVAPLFFGANPAKVKSGPYEGLRILAAEEDEARALLALFTPDQGRTAIIAPETTNDIVTTNKPKVELGQFDGLAASAMTPAQQAQLRKLIEVYAARFTPRQRAWQLARIDKAGFGTLHFAWAGSVDVGKKHYYRIHGPTMLIEYDNSQNDANHIHSMWRDLEHDFGGDVLRQHLATHKH is encoded by the coding sequence ATGCGCGCGCTGGCCACTTCCGTCCTGATCCTCGGCGTTGCCGTTGCAGCGGTGGCGTCACGGTCGTTTCTCGGCAATCAGCCGGCGACCCAGGCTGCCGCCTCCGACAGCACCGCGCCGGCGCAGGCGTTCGCGGCGTCGCTCTCCGGGCCCGCGAAGGAGAAGGCGCTGCTGCCGTTCGACCACGAGGCGCGCACGCAGTTGAACTACGTGCCGATGGTGCGTGCGGGCGTGCCGCTCGACGATCTCACCGCGCAGCAGAAGACGCAGGCGATGGCGCTGCTGCAATCGGGGCTCGGGGCGAGCGGCTACTCGACGGCGCAGAAGATCATCGCGCACGAGGACATCCTTCGCGAGATCGAGAAGGGCGCGGGCGTCAGCAACTACATGCGGCGCCAGCCGGGGCTCTACTACACGGCGCTCTTCGGCTCACCCCTCGCCAACGACGTGTGGGGCTGGCGTTTCGAAGGCCATCACATCTCCGTCAACGTCACGCACGCCGGCTCGCAGGGCGACATCGTCGCGCCGCTGTTCTTCGGCGCCAATCCCGCGAAGGTCAAGTCGGGGCCGTACGAAGGACTGCGCATCCTTGCCGCCGAAGAGGACGAGGCACGCGCGTTGCTGGCGCTCTTCACGCCCGATCAGGGACGCACGGCAATCATCGCGCCGGAGACCACCAACGACATCGTCACCACGAACAAGCCGAAGGTGGAACTCGGCCAGTTCGACGGCCTTGCGGCGTCCGCGATGACGCCGGCGCAGCAGGCGCAACTCCGCAAGCTGATCGAGGTGTACGCGGCGCGCTTCACGCCGCGGCAGCGCGCGTGGCAGCTCGCGCGCATCGACAAGGCCGGGTTCGGCACGCTGCACTTCGCGTGGGCGGGGAGCGTGGACGTCGGGAAGAAGCACTACTACCGCATCCACGGCCCGACGATGCTGATCGAGTACGACAACAGCCAGAACGACGCCAACCACATCCACAGCATGTGGCGCGATCTCGAGCACGACTTCGGTGGCGACGTGCTCCGCCAGCACCTGGCCACGCACAAGCACTGA
- a CDS encoding aminotransferase class I/II-fold pyridoxal phosphate-dependent enzyme — MIDLRSDTVTRPTDAMRAAIAAAPVGDDQFGEDPSVNALQEQAAALLGKDAALWLPTGTMANQVALRVLTRPGDDVVVSAESHLVWHETGAGAANAGVQFTAVGSGGTFTAAEFLAARKPPGHMTYPPTTLVAVENTHNRGGGVVMPQEDVEAICAAARANGVATLLDGARLWNAAIATGRTPADLAAPFDVAWVALSKGLGAPAGSLIAGPRELIARAVRYRRMLGGAMRQAGLLAAAGTYALAHHYERLADDHANARLIAERLAATSHVRLDLSTVETNIVIFHLPDDGPDAVTVLARARERGVLVIQFGPRTVRAVTHLDVTREQCATAADILVAVTT; from the coding sequence GTGATCGACCTTCGTTCGGACACCGTCACCAGACCCACGGACGCCATGCGGGCCGCGATCGCCGCGGCGCCCGTCGGCGACGATCAGTTCGGCGAGGACCCCTCCGTCAACGCGCTCCAGGAGCAGGCCGCCGCGCTCCTCGGCAAGGACGCCGCGCTCTGGCTGCCAACCGGCACGATGGCCAACCAGGTCGCGCTCCGCGTCCTCACGCGTCCCGGAGACGATGTGGTGGTGAGCGCGGAGAGTCACCTCGTGTGGCACGAGACGGGTGCGGGCGCCGCGAACGCCGGCGTGCAGTTCACGGCCGTGGGCAGTGGCGGAACGTTCACCGCTGCGGAGTTCCTCGCGGCGCGCAAGCCACCGGGCCACATGACGTATCCGCCCACGACGCTCGTGGCGGTCGAGAACACGCACAATCGCGGCGGCGGCGTCGTGATGCCGCAGGAGGATGTCGAGGCGATCTGCGCGGCGGCGCGTGCCAACGGTGTGGCCACGCTGCTCGACGGTGCCCGGCTGTGGAATGCCGCCATCGCCACCGGCCGCACGCCTGCCGATCTCGCCGCGCCGTTCGACGTGGCGTGGGTGGCGTTGTCAAAGGGGCTGGGTGCGCCGGCGGGATCGCTCATCGCGGGACCGCGGGAGCTGATCGCGCGTGCGGTGCGGTATCGGCGGATGCTCGGCGGGGCGATGCGGCAGGCTGGACTGCTCGCCGCGGCCGGCACCTATGCGTTAGCGCATCATTACGAGCGTCTGGCCGACGATCACGCGAACGCGCGGCTCATCGCGGAACGACTCGCCGCCACGTCGCACGTCAGGCTTGATCTTTCCACGGTCGAGACCAATATCGTCATCTTTCACTTACCAGACGATGGTCCTGATGCCGTGACGGTGCTGGCCCGTGCGCGAGAGCGAGGCGTTCTGGTGATCCAGTTCGGCCCGCGCACCGTCCGCGCCGTGACCCACCTCGACGTCACGCGCGAGCAGTGCGCCACCGCCGCGGACATCCTTGTCGCCGTCACGACGTAG
- a CDS encoding ring-cleaving dioxygenase gives MQTTSGLHHVTAIAGPAQENLDFYAGLLGMRLVKKSVNQDDPGTYHLFYADAAGSPGTDITFFPWAHMAPSREGHGLSTEVQLTVPTDSIDYWGERLVRYGASVGRPETRFGERVLPVVDPHGLRVALVEAGDTTTRGFEPWAHSPVPVERQIRGLHGARMQERDRAATAWFLTTVLGFTEHATEGDWTRYVIGDGGPGRVLDISETPDAHRGAWGRGSIHHLAWRMTDEAQELAVRSAIEGIGLRPTPVIDRFWFRSVYFKEPGGVLFELATDGPGFAVDEDPAHLGETLVLPPWLEPRRAEIERGLPALTARAPSVP, from the coding sequence ATGCAGACCACCAGCGGCTTGCACCACGTCACGGCCATCGCCGGCCCTGCCCAGGAGAACCTCGACTTCTACGCCGGACTGCTCGGCATGCGGCTCGTCAAGAAGAGCGTGAACCAGGACGATCCCGGCACCTATCACCTCTTCTACGCCGACGCCGCGGGCAGCCCGGGCACCGACATCACCTTCTTCCCGTGGGCGCACATGGCTCCCTCGCGCGAGGGTCACGGCCTGAGCACCGAAGTGCAGCTCACGGTGCCGACCGACTCGATCGACTACTGGGGCGAGCGCCTCGTGCGGTACGGCGCGAGCGTGGGCCGGCCGGAGACGCGCTTCGGCGAACGCGTGCTGCCCGTGGTGGATCCACACGGCCTGCGCGTCGCGCTCGTCGAAGCCGGCGACACGACAACGCGCGGATTCGAACCGTGGGCGCACAGTCCCGTACCCGTGGAGCGTCAGATCCGCGGCCTCCACGGCGCGCGCATGCAGGAGCGCGATCGCGCAGCCACGGCGTGGTTCCTCACGACAGTGCTCGGGTTCACCGAGCACGCGACCGAGGGCGACTGGACGCGCTACGTGATCGGCGACGGTGGTCCGGGGCGGGTGCTCGACATCAGCGAAACGCCGGATGCCCATCGCGGCGCGTGGGGTAGAGGCAGCATCCACCACCTCGCCTGGCGCATGACCGACGAGGCGCAGGAGCTCGCCGTGCGGAGCGCCATCGAGGGCATCGGGCTGCGGCCCACGCCCGTCATCGATCGCTTCTGGTTCAGATCGGTCTATTTCAAGGAACCTGGCGGCGTGCTGTTCGAACTGGCGACGGACGGACCGGGGTTCGCCGTGGACGAGGATCCGGCGCACCTCGGCGAAACACTCGTCCTCCCGCCGTGGCTCGAACCCCGCCGCGCCGAGATCGAACGCGGCCTGCCTGCGCTCACGGCCCGTGCGCCGTCTGTGCCCTGA